The Numenius arquata chromosome 26, bNumArq3.hap1.1, whole genome shotgun sequence genome has a segment encoding these proteins:
- the ADRA1A gene encoding alpha-1A adrenergic receptor yields the protein MAFLPGNSSDCSNCTHSVGPVNISKAILLGVILGGLIVFGVLGNILVILSVACHRHLQSVTHYYIINLAVADLLLTSTVLPFSATMEILGYWAFGRIFCNIWAAVDVLCCTASIMSLCIISIDRYIGVSYPLRYPSIVTEKRGLLALLCVWALSLVISIGPLFGWKEPAPEDETICQITEEPGYVLFSALGSFYLPLTIILVMYCRVYVVAKRENKGLTSGLKTERSRSEEVTLRIHRKNAPEASGSASNPKSKHHFSVRLLKFSREKKAAKTLGIVVGCFVLCWLPFFVVMPLGSFFPAIKPPDTLFKITFWLGYLNSCINPIIYPCSSQEFKKAFQNVLRAQCLPRKEARKKQSPSFNLNHPTSQSLESGKGVVRIPVGSGETFYKISKSDGVCEWKIFSAVQSMPAKNAVSKDCTAAKVKSKGFLQECCCAGTSRNLVHENCKVPTIKIHTISLTENGEDV from the exons ATGGCTTTCCTCCCTGGAAACTCCTCTGACTGCTCCAACTGCACCCACTCTGTGGGGCCTGTGAACATTTCAAAGGCCATTTTACTAGGTGTTATTCTAGGGGGGCTGatagtttttggggttttgggtaaTATTCTGGTTATCCTCTCTGTAGCCTGCCACAGGCATCTTCAGAGTGTTACCCACTACTATATAATTAACCTGGCTGTAGCTGACCTCCTCTTGACTTCCACTGTCCTGCCCTTCTCAGCCACTATGGAGATTTTGGGCTACTGGGCCTTTGGGAGAATCTTCTGCAACATCTGGGCAGCTGTTGATGTCCTTTGCTGCACTGCTTCCATTATGAGCCTCTGCATCATCTCCATAGACAGATACATCGGGGTGAGTTACCCACTGAGATACCCGAGCATAGTGACAGAGAAGAGAGGTCTCCTGGCGCTACTGTGCGTTTGGGCACTGTCTCTGGTTATATCGATTGGACCTCTTTTTGGCTGGAAGGAACCAGCACCAGAAGATGAGACCATCTGTCAAATCACCGAGGAGCCTGGCTACGTGTTATTCTCCGCTCTCGGCTCCTTCTACCTCCCCCTGACTATTATCTTGGTGATGTATTGCCGAGTGTATGTAGTGgccaaaagggaaaacaaaggtcTGACTTCTGGTCTGAAGACTGAGAGATCTCGTTCTGAGGAAGTGACCCTACGGATCCATCGTAAAAATGCCCCTGAAGCGAGTGGCTCAGCATCCAACCCCAAGAGCAAGCATCATTTCTCAGTCCGTCTCCTCAAgttctccagggaaaaaaaggctGCCAAGACCCTGGGAATAGTTGTGGGATGCTTCGTTCTGTGCTGGCTTCCGTTTTTCGTAGTAATGCCTCTCG gttcTTTCTTTCCTGCTATCAAACCCCCGgacacactttttaaaataacattttggctTGGATATTTAAACAGCTGCATCAACCCCATAATCTATCCGTGCTCGAGTCAAGAGTTTAAGAAAGCGTTCCAAAATGTCCTGAGAGCGCAGTGCCTCCCAAGGAAGGAGGCAAGAAAGAAGCAATCCCCAAGTTTCAACCTCAACCATCCCACTAGCCAAAGCCTGGAGAGCGGCAAAGGTGTGGTTCGTATCCCTGTCGGCTCGGGAGAAACCTTCTATAAGATTTCCAAGTCGGATGGGGTCTGCGAATGGAAGATATTCTCCGCTGTGCAAAGCATGCCTGCAAAAAATGCGGTTTCTAAAGACTGTACTGCTGCCAAAGTGAAAAGTAAAGGTTTCCTCCAGGAATGCTGCTGTGCGGGCACATCACGGAACCTTGTCCATGAAAACTGTAAAGTGCCAACCATTAAAATACACACCATCTCCCTCACTGAGAATGGGGAGGACGTCTAA